A region from the Oceanidesulfovibrio marinus genome encodes:
- a CDS encoding motility associated factor glycosyltransferase family protein: MERLPHLTRNLEALAGRMTATLEWIKSQMVQPEAVAERIVNHAGRLDWRMENGATLFAAAAPPVFYKDWGAMEERDAKGLTVLVGVNLGYGLNEILKSAPPAHTVLVVEPRAEVLVACLGQTDYSPFIEAGRLIILPPDENAIYEALRRVDVHFVFGRIIFRGDMPSRQMGPEYDRLGRIIRNTLENMSVEFATLRKKQDTMVGNELSNFKRAFEDGSVARLQGAAAGVSAVILGAGPSLEMFAANMAQSPGHACYATALQTLPALQKYGLVPHFCMAIDYSRGMRKVFKRLDPEFAKGIPLLYSTKLDPEVLENYPGPAIPFWTRGGLGTYALADREPVFNAGTNVSVTLYRLLAWMGVGRILLAGMDFAWKGDHSHAGGHHNNVKGSVTLENADGETLHSTLSYTTALRDLIGDIRRLGLPTGCLYGGGAVIQGAQQLDFSKAVMEGFFASEPGSLEHFTNAVGAAHAPQQAPVFPSRSQQWNTRLRQMVKEFEKLAKKPERNAAQSFEGLKRLNAFLRSDPVFLPYLYNEFMDVAGLTLETRPFGPQELSKVRQIAKRVREKVRRMEEDMGFVAAEERNAPPSRRAGKRRAA; this comes from the coding sequence ATGGAACGCTTACCACACCTCACACGGAATCTGGAGGCCTTGGCCGGTCGCATGACCGCCACCCTGGAGTGGATCAAGTCGCAGATGGTCCAGCCGGAGGCAGTCGCGGAACGTATCGTCAACCATGCCGGACGCTTGGACTGGCGGATGGAGAACGGCGCCACCCTGTTCGCCGCGGCTGCTCCACCCGTGTTCTACAAGGACTGGGGCGCGATGGAGGAGCGCGACGCCAAAGGCCTGACGGTGCTGGTGGGCGTGAACCTTGGCTACGGGCTCAACGAAATTCTGAAGTCCGCGCCGCCTGCGCACACGGTGTTGGTCGTAGAGCCGCGCGCCGAGGTGCTGGTGGCGTGCCTGGGCCAGACCGATTACAGCCCCTTTATCGAGGCCGGCCGCCTGATCATTCTGCCGCCGGACGAGAACGCGATCTACGAGGCGTTGCGCCGGGTGGACGTGCACTTCGTGTTCGGCCGGATCATCTTCCGGGGCGACATGCCCAGCAGGCAGATGGGGCCGGAGTACGACCGCCTGGGTCGCATCATCCGCAACACCTTGGAAAACATGTCCGTGGAGTTCGCCACCCTGCGCAAAAAGCAGGACACCATGGTGGGCAACGAGCTTTCCAACTTCAAGCGCGCCTTCGAGGACGGCTCCGTGGCCCGGCTGCAAGGCGCTGCGGCCGGAGTCTCCGCCGTGATCCTGGGCGCCGGTCCTTCCCTGGAGATGTTCGCGGCGAATATGGCGCAATCGCCAGGACATGCCTGCTACGCCACGGCGTTGCAGACCCTGCCGGCGTTGCAGAAGTACGGGCTGGTCCCCCATTTCTGCATGGCCATCGACTACAGCCGCGGCATGCGCAAGGTCTTCAAGCGGCTGGACCCCGAGTTCGCGAAAGGCATTCCGCTGCTGTACTCCACCAAACTCGACCCCGAGGTGCTGGAAAACTATCCGGGCCCGGCCATTCCTTTCTGGACGCGTGGCGGCCTGGGCACCTACGCTCTGGCGGACCGCGAGCCGGTATTCAATGCCGGCACCAATGTCTCGGTAACGCTGTATCGCCTGCTGGCCTGGATGGGCGTGGGCCGCATCCTTCTGGCGGGCATGGACTTCGCCTGGAAGGGCGATCACAGCCACGCCGGCGGCCACCACAACAACGTCAAGGGAAGCGTGACCCTGGAAAACGCCGATGGCGAGACCCTGCACTCCACGCTTTCCTACACCACGGCACTGCGCGACCTCATTGGCGACATCAGACGCCTGGGGCTGCCCACGGGTTGCCTCTACGGCGGCGGCGCTGTGATCCAGGGTGCGCAGCAGCTCGACTTTTCCAAGGCGGTCATGGAAGGATTTTTCGCCTCGGAGCCCGGCAGCCTGGAACATTTTACGAACGCAGTGGGCGCAGCGCATGCGCCGCAGCAGGCGCCGGTATTCCCCAGCCGGTCGCAGCAGTGGAACACCCGGCTGCGGCAGATGGTCAAGGAGTTCGAAAAGCTCGCCAAAAAGCCGGAGCGCAACGCAGCACAGAGCTTCGAGGGCCTGAAGAGGCTCAACGCCTTTCTGCGCAGCGACCCGGTGTTCCTGCCATACCTGTACAACGAGTTCATGGACGTGGCCGGGCTGACCCTGGAGACGCGGCCGTTCGGACCACAGGAGCTGAGCAAGGTGCGGCAGATCGCCAAGCGCGTGCGCGAGAAGGTGCGGCGCATGGAAGAGGACATGGGCTTCGTGGCTGCAGAGGAGCGCAACGCGCCGCCGTCGCGTCGGGCCGGCAAACGCCGGGCGGCGTAG
- a CDS encoding cysteine synthase, with amino-acid sequence MSPVINADVLQAIGNTPLVTINRMNPNPRVKILAKLEGKNPGGSIKDRVGLALIEAAEKSGELVPGKIVIEATSGNTGIGLAMVCAVKGYPLRLLMASTASRERKQILLAYGASIQLTPGHLSTDGAIEEAYRMAREEPDKYVLMDQFNNRASIDAHYYGTGLEIWEQTGGEVTHVVATLGTSGTVMGITKRLKEMNPATKMIALEPRPGHKIQGLKNMHASYPPGIFDRHVPDEIRPVDDEESFEACRRLAREEGLLVGMSSGAAMAGAMRLAKELDSGTIVVLFPDGGERYLSTPLFAPPPERGVRVFDLARGESTIVATETMGEAPTAGFFTMGPALDRLGDLDAWRRILSLDLMTRYLNGQGRKAKAVVSLADLDDSALKAARAAGLSRKEHAGRALDQVKELAARLGVSDAVSFHLAGNHQETALDICRKLLAKGAAYEKLRSVYFDVLRYADYGRMTSMDLEKISLGKTVDLAEYAKDNPKDFTLLKRASLEDLKHDDIVKTEWGNVRPSWFLQHAAVAADTLGEIAGFMASEAHVFPHLENFRAILAIGRSLEPGAWLVANHVTSEIGGAELADLLRDAPARLVRMWYLSTSYRKPLSLSDKSFAMWKRNHAKVLHAAGDLHLAADGAKPLADTPKAAAALEAALGESLEDDLSLHRFWPELFSFCRTAAQLGAHGAMNPAEAASMENALLDVDAVLGVLGENSLPLPATKWPAEVAALVAEREQARQDKDFGKADELRDILRSKGYEVEDAPQGTRLFPTQC; translated from the coding sequence ATGTCTCCCGTTATCAACGCCGATGTTTTGCAAGCAATAGGCAACACGCCGCTTGTCACCATCAACCGGATGAATCCCAACCCCCGCGTCAAGATTCTGGCCAAGCTCGAAGGCAAGAACCCCGGGGGATCGATCAAGGACCGCGTTGGCCTCGCCCTCATCGAGGCGGCCGAGAAGTCCGGCGAGCTCGTTCCCGGCAAGATCGTCATCGAGGCCACCTCCGGCAACACCGGCATCGGCCTCGCCATGGTCTGCGCCGTCAAGGGCTACCCCTTGCGCCTGCTCATGGCCTCCACGGCCTCCAGGGAGCGCAAGCAGATTCTGCTCGCCTACGGCGCCTCCATCCAGCTCACCCCCGGCCACCTCTCCACGGACGGCGCCATCGAGGAAGCGTACCGCATGGCCCGCGAGGAGCCGGACAAGTACGTGCTCATGGACCAATTCAACAATCGGGCCTCCATCGACGCGCACTACTACGGCACCGGCCTGGAAATATGGGAGCAGACCGGCGGCGAGGTGACCCACGTGGTGGCCACCCTGGGCACCTCCGGCACGGTCATGGGCATCACCAAGCGGCTCAAGGAGATGAACCCGGCCACCAAGATGATCGCCCTGGAACCGCGCCCCGGCCACAAGATCCAGGGCCTCAAGAACATGCACGCCTCCTACCCGCCCGGCATCTTCGATCGCCACGTGCCGGACGAAATTCGCCCGGTGGACGACGAGGAGTCTTTCGAGGCGTGCCGCCGCCTGGCGCGAGAGGAGGGCCTTCTGGTGGGCATGAGCTCCGGCGCGGCCATGGCTGGGGCCATGCGCCTGGCCAAAGAGCTGGACAGCGGCACCATCGTTGTGCTTTTCCCGGACGGCGGCGAGCGCTACCTCTCCACTCCGCTCTTCGCCCCGCCGCCGGAGCGCGGCGTGCGCGTATTCGACCTTGCCCGCGGCGAGTCCACCATCGTGGCCACGGAAACCATGGGCGAAGCGCCCACGGCCGGCTTCTTCACCATGGGCCCTGCCCTGGACCGCCTGGGCGATCTGGACGCCTGGCGGCGCATCCTGAGCCTGGATCTGATGACGCGTTATCTGAACGGGCAGGGACGCAAGGCCAAGGCCGTGGTCAGCCTGGCCGACCTGGACGACAGCGCGCTGAAGGCCGCGCGGGCCGCCGGACTCTCCCGCAAGGAGCACGCCGGCCGCGCCCTGGACCAGGTCAAGGAGCTCGCCGCCAGGCTCGGCGTGTCGGACGCCGTCTCCTTCCATCTGGCCGGCAACCACCAGGAAACCGCCCTGGACATCTGCCGCAAGCTGCTGGCCAAGGGCGCGGCCTACGAGAAGCTGCGCTCCGTCTACTTCGACGTGCTGCGCTACGCAGACTACGGCCGCATGACCTCCATGGACCTGGAGAAGATATCCCTGGGCAAAACCGTGGACCTGGCCGAGTACGCCAAGGACAACCCCAAGGACTTCACCCTGCTCAAGCGGGCCAGCCTGGAGGACCTCAAGCACGACGACATCGTCAAGACCGAGTGGGGCAACGTGCGGCCCTCGTGGTTCTTGCAGCACGCCGCCGTGGCAGCGGACACCCTGGGCGAGATCGCCGGGTTCATGGCCTCGGAGGCGCACGTGTTCCCGCATCTGGAGAACTTCCGCGCCATCCTCGCCATTGGCCGCAGCCTGGAGCCCGGCGCATGGCTCGTGGCTAACCATGTGACCTCCGAGATCGGGGGCGCGGAGCTGGCCGATCTCCTGCGCGATGCCCCGGCCAGGCTGGTGCGGATGTGGTATCTGTCCACGTCCTACAGAAAGCCGCTCTCCCTTTCCGACAAGAGCTTCGCCATGTGGAAGCGCAACCACGCCAAGGTGTTGCACGCTGCCGGCGATCTCCATCTGGCGGCAGACGGCGCCAAGCCGCTGGCCGATACACCCAAGGCCGCCGCGGCTTTGGAAGCAGCGCTCGGCGAGAGCCTGGAGGACGATCTCAGTCTGCACCGCTTCTGGCCGGAGCTGTTCTCTTTCTGCCGGACCGCGGCCCAGCTCGGCGCACATGGCGCCATGAACCCGGCCGAGGCCGCGTCCATGGAAAATGCGCTGCTCGATGTGGACGCCGTGCTCGGTGTTCTGGGCGAGAACAGCCTGCCGCTCCCTGCCACCAAGTGGCCGGCTGAGGTGGCCGCCCTGGTAGCGGAGCGTGAGCAAGCCCGTCAGGACAAGGACTTCGGCAAGGCCGACGAGCTGCGCGACATCCTGCGAAGCAAGGGCTACGAGGTGGAAGACGCGCCGCAGGGCACGCGCCTCTTCCCGACACAGTGCTGA
- a CDS encoding EAL and HDOD domain-containing protein, which produces MTYDREANWKEEHLFFAKQPIFTKNPRVWGYELTYRDSPFTGNGGKGNALKNLAANAYALKLRGDVGSQKLLLSFSERSIISKAPSALPASHTVVEIEESSAPDKELLDSIDQLRSDDYLIAITDFQGKSGSEPLVERADIIKIDIRRKRPQIILDLMNRAPADKVVLVATGVSSPELLKLAKALGFKLFQGSFFRKPEFKTERQLSSSEATRLKLFEIISGHPDFSKLSQAIAMDASISYRLLLFLNSAAFSFPVEITSIQHAVVLLGWDQIKNWLRVAVLTDLTPPTKTLELVRLAAQRAKFFELAAMRNNYSPEIQDKLFLLGLFSLMEPILDMPMEKIVKNLPIDPDVKNALTGKDTSLAGWNVLAQAIEEANWEIVDRAIAVLGLEGPAVTGSYYDSHVLTNSFFDINS; this is translated from the coding sequence ATGACGTACGACAGAGAAGCCAATTGGAAGGAAGAGCATCTCTTCTTCGCCAAGCAGCCCATATTCACCAAGAATCCCAGAGTCTGGGGCTACGAGCTCACCTACCGCGACAGCCCTTTCACCGGCAATGGCGGCAAGGGCAATGCGCTCAAGAACCTCGCGGCCAACGCCTATGCGCTCAAGCTGCGCGGCGACGTCGGCTCCCAGAAGCTCCTGCTCTCATTCTCTGAACGCTCCATCATCTCCAAGGCGCCAAGCGCCCTGCCGGCCAGCCACACCGTGGTGGAGATCGAGGAATCGAGCGCGCCCGACAAGGAGCTGCTGGATTCCATCGACCAGCTTCGCAGCGACGACTATCTGATCGCCATCACCGATTTCCAGGGCAAGTCCGGTTCCGAGCCCTTGGTGGAACGCGCCGACATCATCAAGATAGACATCCGCCGCAAGCGGCCGCAGATCATCCTTGATTTGATGAACCGCGCCCCGGCCGACAAGGTCGTGCTCGTGGCCACGGGCGTCTCTTCGCCGGAGCTGCTCAAGCTGGCCAAGGCCCTCGGCTTCAAGCTCTTCCAGGGCAGCTTCTTTCGCAAGCCGGAGTTCAAGACAGAGCGCCAGCTCTCCTCCAGCGAGGCCACCCGCCTCAAGCTGTTCGAGATCATCTCCGGCCACCCCGACTTCTCCAAGCTGTCCCAAGCCATCGCCATGGACGCCTCCATCAGCTACCGCCTGCTGCTCTTCCTCAACTCGGCGGCCTTCAGCTTCCCGGTGGAGATCACGTCTATCCAGCACGCCGTAGTGCTGCTGGGCTGGGACCAGATCAAGAACTGGCTCCGCGTGGCCGTGCTTACGGACCTCACCCCGCCCACCAAGACGCTTGAGCTCGTCCGCCTCGCGGCGCAGCGGGCCAAGTTCTTCGAGCTGGCGGCCATGCGCAACAACTACTCGCCCGAGATACAGGACAAGCTTTTCCTGCTCGGCCTCTTCTCGCTCATGGAGCCCATTCTGGATATGCCCATGGAGAAGATCGTCAAGAACCTTCCCATCGACCCGGACGTGAAGAACGCCCTGACCGGCAAGGATACGTCCCTGGCTGGCTGGAACGTTCTCGCCCAAGCTATCGAGGAAGCGAACTGGGAGATCGTGGACCGCGCCATCGCTGTGCTCGGCCTGGAAGGCCCGGCCGTCACCGGCAGCTACTACGACTCGCACGTGCTCACGAACTCCTTCTTCGACATAAACAGTTAG
- a CDS encoding DUF2156 domain-containing protein, with protein MAPLFAESICDHSVEFCTPALEQRDMYVERFSRCLQKASDYSFINLWGWAEQYGLTWAFSNKCAWIRQNNPEPVFWAPVGPWEEVDWANCAVLAHGGTFIRVPQPLYALWKAALGDRVSAEESRDQWDYVYDVHELITLEGKRYAKKKALLDKFKDKYDFRYHSMTTDCVEYALDLQAEWIEWREFRDSEALLMENAAIARVLKSWEELPCMRGGYITVDGNMVAYTVAEAITPDTLVVHFEKGNTEFEGVYQAINQMFLANEAADCDIVNREQDLSDPGLRKAKLSYNPSGFLKKYKVTVAPE; from the coding sequence ATGGCACCCCTGTTTGCAGAATCGATATGCGATCATTCTGTCGAGTTTTGCACGCCCGCCCTGGAGCAGCGCGACATGTACGTCGAGCGTTTCTCCCGCTGTCTCCAGAAGGCGTCGGACTACAGCTTCATCAACCTCTGGGGTTGGGCCGAGCAGTACGGCCTCACGTGGGCCTTTTCCAACAAATGCGCTTGGATACGCCAGAACAACCCCGAGCCCGTGTTCTGGGCTCCTGTGGGCCCCTGGGAAGAGGTGGACTGGGCCAACTGCGCGGTGCTCGCCCACGGCGGCACCTTCATCCGCGTGCCTCAGCCCCTGTACGCCCTCTGGAAAGCCGCCCTGGGCGACCGCGTTTCCGCAGAAGAGTCGCGCGACCAGTGGGACTACGTCTATGACGTCCACGAGCTCATCACGCTGGAAGGCAAGCGCTATGCCAAAAAAAAGGCGCTCCTGGACAAGTTCAAGGACAAGTACGACTTCCGCTACCACTCCATGACGACTGACTGCGTGGAGTACGCCCTGGACCTGCAGGCCGAGTGGATCGAGTGGCGGGAGTTCCGGGACTCCGAGGCCCTGCTCATGGAAAACGCCGCCATCGCGCGGGTGCTCAAGAGCTGGGAGGAGCTGCCGTGCATGCGGGGCGGGTACATCACCGTAGACGGCAACATGGTGGCCTATACCGTGGCCGAGGCCATCACGCCGGACACCCTGGTGGTCCATTTCGAGAAGGGCAACACGGAGTTCGAGGGCGTGTACCAGGCCATCAACCAGATGTTCCTGGCCAACGAGGCCGCCGACTGCGACATCGTGAACCGTGAGCAGGATCTCAGCGACCCTGGCCTGCGCAAGGCGAAGCTTTCCTACAATCCATCGGGATTCCTCAAGAAGTACAAGGTAACCGTAGCTCCGGAATAA
- a CDS encoding MATE family efflux transporter translates to MPLKIPAPTSKRREIWRLAWPQTLMMVAHFFVGFVDVLVAGKLGTDVQAALGLITQSFFFFLIIAIGVSNGVVAAVSQSLGAGLISRAQRYTMFSLALALAGGLLIFVVGTTFRGPFLNVLQTPPDIHKESAYMLTVFLLVVPANYILNVGNAVFRAYKRVDIPLISLTIVSVVNTVADLGLGLGMWGLPAYGYKGLAWATFFSYLTGALFTLAVLTKQGILRPSEFPPLRWMKPAWSYLFKVAWPAGLTHILWQTGYLVLFAIVASLPYDNVNALAGLTAGMRVESALFLPAFAFNMTASVLVGHFLGAGDPAEAKRTGWQILLFGCGAISLFGVVVWHYAAPIAGLLTPSEAVRAQVVEYLFWNILAIPFTTASMILVGIMSGAGATLYNLAVFGIATWFIRLPLAYFMGHVILQDSSGVWMAMLVSQVVQAGAGLYIFQFKPWSRFSMRRQKALPTIRT, encoded by the coding sequence ATGCCCTTGAAAATACCCGCCCCTACCTCCAAGCGCCGCGAAATATGGCGGCTCGCTTGGCCCCAGACGCTGATGATGGTGGCCCACTTCTTTGTGGGCTTCGTCGATGTGCTGGTGGCCGGCAAGCTGGGCACCGACGTCCAGGCCGCCCTCGGCTTGATCACCCAGAGCTTCTTTTTCTTCCTCATCATCGCCATCGGCGTTTCCAACGGCGTGGTCGCAGCGGTAAGCCAGTCCCTGGGCGCCGGCCTCATCAGCCGGGCGCAGCGCTACACCATGTTCTCCCTGGCCCTGGCCCTGGCAGGCGGCCTGCTCATCTTCGTCGTGGGCACCACATTCCGCGGGCCATTCCTCAACGTGCTGCAGACACCTCCCGACATCCACAAGGAATCGGCCTACATGCTCACGGTCTTCCTGCTGGTGGTGCCTGCCAACTACATCCTCAATGTGGGCAACGCGGTGTTCCGCGCCTACAAACGCGTGGACATCCCGCTCATCTCCCTGACCATCGTCAGCGTGGTGAACACCGTGGCCGACCTGGGTCTGGGACTGGGCATGTGGGGGTTGCCGGCGTACGGCTACAAGGGGCTGGCCTGGGCCACCTTCTTCTCCTATCTCACGGGCGCGCTGTTCACCCTGGCCGTGCTCACAAAGCAGGGCATCCTGCGGCCCTCGGAGTTTCCGCCGCTACGCTGGATGAAGCCGGCGTGGAGCTACCTCTTCAAGGTCGCCTGGCCGGCCGGACTTACGCACATCCTCTGGCAGACAGGCTATCTCGTGCTCTTCGCCATCGTGGCCTCCCTGCCGTATGACAACGTCAACGCCCTGGCCGGTCTTACGGCGGGCATGCGCGTGGAGTCGGCGCTCTTCCTGCCGGCCTTTGCCTTCAACATGACGGCGTCGGTTCTTGTCGGGCATTTTTTGGGAGCGGGCGACCCGGCCGAGGCCAAGCGCACGGGCTGGCAGATCCTCCTTTTCGGTTGCGGCGCCATCAGCCTGTTCGGCGTGGTGGTCTGGCATTACGCCGCGCCCATCGCCGGCCTGCTCACGCCGTCCGAGGCCGTGCGGGCCCAGGTGGTGGAGTATCTGTTCTGGAACATTCTCGCGATTCCCTTCACCACCGCGAGCATGATCCTGGTGGGCATCATGTCCGGCGCCGGGGCAACCCTCTATAATCTCGCAGTATTCGGTATAGCCACCTGGTTTATTCGGCTTCCGCTGGCATATTTCATGGGCCATGTGATACTACAGGACTCATCCGGGGTCTGGATGGCCATGCTCGTATCCCAGGTCGTTCAAGCCGGCGCCGGTCTGTACATTTTCCAGTTCAAACCCTGGAGCCGCTTTTCCATGCGCAGGCAGAAGGCGCTCCCAACCATACGGACATAA
- a CDS encoding glycosyltransferase: MAATRVFLVIPSLAPGGSERVLVRLAAGLDPERFEPEVVTLAAAGPLDQEIPERITRHNLDAGRVLAALPRFVRLARKRRPAAIISFQMHVNLALLLLRPFLPRGVRIVAREESMPSRTCADSPLPRVFGAMIRRLYPKAHAVLALCDAAAAELTGQFGVPQDKVAVVPNPVDIDAVRARALNDALDKDALPPLPRLVFAGRLAPVKRVDVVLEALARMQRRASLMIVGGGDENAMQSLRERAKALGVAERVLFTGHQSNPYPYIQSADLLVLASLREGQPLVAQEALALGTPVVSAAMPGCIPDMIRHGVNGFLAPFHTDSEQQAKALAATLDNALDALDCRPGRMDTAKGIEAWAQDAVCRAHEKLIE, encoded by the coding sequence TTGGCTGCCACGCGGGTTTTCCTGGTCATCCCCAGCCTGGCGCCGGGCGGGTCGGAGCGGGTGCTCGTGCGCCTCGCCGCCGGGCTGGACCCCGAGCGCTTCGAGCCGGAGGTGGTCACGCTGGCCGCGGCCGGGCCGCTGGACCAGGAGATTCCGGAGCGCATCACCCGCCACAACCTGGACGCAGGCCGCGTCCTTGCCGCCTTGCCGCGGTTCGTACGCCTGGCGCGCAAACGCCGTCCCGCGGCCATCATCTCCTTCCAGATGCATGTGAATCTTGCACTACTGCTGCTCCGGCCGTTTCTGCCGCGGGGAGTGCGCATCGTGGCGCGGGAGGAGAGCATGCCCTCGCGAACCTGCGCGGACAGCCCGCTGCCCCGGGTGTTCGGCGCGATGATCCGGCGGCTCTACCCAAAGGCCCATGCCGTGCTGGCGTTGTGCGACGCCGCCGCGGCGGAGCTGACCGGCCAGTTCGGCGTGCCGCAGGACAAGGTCGCGGTCGTCCCCAACCCGGTGGACATAGATGCTGTGCGCGCACGCGCCTTGAATGATGCTTTGGATAAGGATGCGCTGCCACCCTTGCCGCGGCTGGTGTTTGCGGGCCGGCTCGCGCCGGTCAAGCGGGTGGATGTGGTGCTGGAGGCTTTAGCGAGGATGCAGCGGCGCGCTTCGCTCATGATCGTGGGCGGCGGGGACGAGAACGCGATGCAATCACTCCGGGAACGCGCCAAGGCGTTGGGCGTGGCGGAGCGCGTGCTCTTCACCGGCCACCAGTCCAACCCGTATCCATATATACAGAGCGCGGACCTGCTGGTGCTCGCCTCCCTGCGGGAAGGCCAGCCCCTGGTGGCCCAGGAAGCGCTGGCTCTGGGCACGCCTGTAGTCTCCGCAGCCATGCCCGGCTGCATTCCGGACATGATCCGGCACGGCGTTAATGGCTTTCTCGCGCCGTTCCACACAGATTCGGAGCAACAAGCCAAGGCCCTGGCCGCGACTCTTGACAACGCCCTGGACGCTCTGGACTGCCGACCCGGCCGAATGGACACGGCCAAGGGAATCGAGGCATGGGCCCAAGATGCTGTTTGCCGCGCGCACGAAAAGCTCATAGAGTGA
- a CDS encoding NifU family protein, with translation MREQVEQALAKIRPQLQADGGDIELVDVTDDGIVKVRLTGACKGCPMSQITLKKGVEKIVLKEVPEAKAVEAV, from the coding sequence ATGAGAGAACAAGTTGAACAAGCCCTGGCAAAAATCCGCCCGCAGCTCCAAGCCGACGGCGGCGACATCGAGCTCGTGGACGTGACCGACGACGGCATCGTGAAAGTTCGCCTGACCGGCGCGTGCAAGGGCTGCCCCATGTCGCAGATCACCTTGAAGAAGGGTGTGGAAAAGATCGTACTCAAGGAAGTTCCGGAGGCCAAGGCAGTCGAGGCCGTCTAA
- the gltX gene encoding glutamate--tRNA ligase, whose amino-acid sequence MTDTTSTIVTRFAPSPTGHLHLGGARTALFSWLMARHAGGRFHLRIEDTDKARSSNEITAAILEALAWLGIAWDDEPVHQSLREDAHNRCIDRLLEEGKAYWCECTPEEVEAMREKARAEGKKPKYDLTCREKNLGPGPNRVVRFKTPLTGKIAYTDLVKGTIAVDNAELDDMILRRTDGSPTYNLAVVVDDHDMGVTHVLRGEDHVNNTLRQIHLYEALGFDVPAFAHVPLIHGPDKKKLSKRHGAKNILEYRNEGILPEALVNYLARLGWSHGDQEIFSRDELVAMFEASGLSTSAAAFDPEKLLWLNSHYIKESPVPRLADLLAEQFAARGITDCDRAVLEKIVPQYQPRAKTMAEMADEAAVFLIDDTDVEYEEKAVRKVLTDEAKARLAEIRELLAGLEAFDESSLENTLNSYMDRNELSFKHIAQPIRVAVTGRTRSPGLFETLAILGKDKSLNRIDTALSL is encoded by the coding sequence ATGACCGATACTACATCCACTATTGTCACACGTTTCGCTCCCAGCCCCACCGGCCATCTCCACCTCGGCGGCGCGCGCACCGCACTGTTCAGCTGGCTTATGGCCCGCCACGCCGGCGGCCGTTTCCACCTGCGCATCGAGGACACGGACAAGGCCCGCTCCAGCAACGAGATCACCGCCGCCATCCTGGAGGCGCTGGCCTGGTTGGGCATTGCCTGGGACGACGAGCCCGTGCACCAGTCCCTGCGCGAAGATGCGCACAACCGCTGCATCGACAGGCTGCTCGAAGAGGGCAAGGCCTACTGGTGCGAGTGCACGCCCGAGGAAGTGGAGGCCATGCGCGAGAAGGCCCGCGCCGAGGGCAAAAAGCCCAAGTATGACCTGACCTGCCGGGAAAAAAACCTGGGCCCTGGTCCCAATCGCGTGGTGCGCTTCAAGACGCCTCTCACCGGTAAGATCGCCTACACCGACCTGGTCAAGGGCACCATCGCCGTGGACAACGCCGAGCTCGACGACATGATCCTGCGGCGCACGGACGGTTCGCCCACCTACAACCTGGCCGTTGTGGTGGACGACCACGACATGGGTGTGACCCACGTGCTGCGCGGCGAGGACCATGTCAACAACACGTTGCGCCAGATCCACCTGTACGAGGCGCTGGGCTTCGACGTGCCGGCCTTTGCCCACGTGCCGCTCATCCACGGCCCGGACAAGAAGAAGCTCTCCAAGCGCCACGGCGCCAAGAACATCCTGGAGTACCGGAATGAGGGCATTCTGCCCGAGGCGCTGGTCAACTACCTGGCGCGTCTTGGCTGGAGCCACGGCGACCAGGAAATCTTCAGCCGCGACGAGCTCGTGGCCATGTTCGAAGCGTCCGGCCTCTCCACCTCGGCGGCCGCCTTCGACCCCGAGAAGCTGCTCTGGCTCAACAGCCACTACATCAAGGAGTCCCCTGTCCCCCGTCTTGCCGACCTGCTGGCCGAGCAGTTCGCCGCCCGCGGCATCACGGACTGCGACCGCGCCGTTCTGGAAAAAATCGTGCCGCAGTACCAGCCCCGCGCCAAGACCATGGCCGAGATGGCCGACGAAGCCGCCGTGTTCCTTATCGACGACACCGATGTGGAGTACGAGGAGAAAGCCGTGCGCAAGGTGCTGACGGACGAGGCCAAGGCGCGTCTGGCCGAGATTCGCGAGCTCCTGGCCGGGCTTGAAGCCTTTGACGAATCTTCATTGGAAAATACTTTGAATTCATACATGGATCGCAATGAACTTAGCTTCAAGCATATTGCCCAGCCTATTCGTGTTGCTGTAACCGGCCGCACCCGCAGCCCTGGCCTTTTTGAGACGCTGGCCATCCTGGGCAAAGATAAGTCACTGAATCGCATCGACACGGCTCTCTCGCTTTAA
- a CDS encoding amphi-Trp domain-containing protein, producing the protein MSDKSGISVKGSMDFKSVTNFLEDLVKSFKEKTVVVQRGAEFVTLKPAESIELELEAAVKKGKQKLTLELEWREEIQAEEELSFRVTSTEPEPAPVVLGDVSCATVCADGPEASQQAMEKAAEASAKAAEKKAEEKKPAGAKK; encoded by the coding sequence ATGAGCGACAAAAGCGGTATCAGCGTCAAGGGCAGCATGGACTTCAAGTCCGTCACCAACTTCCTGGAAGATCTGGTCAAGAGCTTCAAGGAGAAGACAGTGGTGGTGCAGCGCGGGGCCGAGTTCGTCACCCTGAAGCCTGCCGAATCCATCGAGCTGGAGCTTGAGGCCGCGGTGAAAAAGGGCAAGCAGAAGCTTACCCTGGAGCTGGAGTGGCGCGAGGAGATTCAGGCCGAAGAGGAGCTGAGCTTCCGCGTGACCTCCACCGAGCCGGAGCCGGCCCCCGTGGTGCTTGGCGATGTTTCCTGCGCCACGGTCTGCGCCGATGGCCCCGAAGCCTCGCAGCAGGCCATGGAGAAGGCTGCCGAAGCTTCGGCCAAGGCTGCGGAGAAGAAGGCGGAAGAGAAGAAGCCCGCCGGCGCCAAGAAGTAA